In Mercurialis annua linkage group LG5, ddMerAnnu1.2, whole genome shotgun sequence, a single genomic region encodes these proteins:
- the LOC126680256 gene encoding phytochrome E isoform X2, producing MGFEAVSSSSAASNMKPFGSTSKNKATIAQYNADAGLLAEFEHSDGSGKSFNYSRSVLSAPNSVPEEQIIAYLSRIQRGGFIQPFGCMVAIEESSFRIISYSENCLQLLGSSLSSSSELESSSDKGLIGVDVKTLFTPQSGASLAKAAGSREISMCNPVWVHSRTTQRPFYAILHRIDVGIVIDLEPAVSGDRVLSLAGAVQSQKLAVRAISRLQSLPGGDIGALCDAVVEDVQKLTGYDRVMVYKFHDDGHGEVVSEIRRSDLEPYLGLHYPATDIPQAARFLFKQNRVRMICDCHASPVRIIPSEEFKNPLCLVNSTLRSPHGCHTQYMTNMGSIASLAMAVIINDNDSTKLWGLVVCHHTSPRYVPFPLRYACEFLMQAFGLQLYMELQLAAQIGEKKILRTQTLLCDMLLRDVPLGIVTQSPSIIDLVRCDGAALYYGGNCWLLGVTPTESQVKDIAEWLLSSHGDSTGLSTDSLADAGYPNAALLGDAVCGMATARITSRDFLFWFRSHTGKEVKWGGAKHHPEDKDDGQRMHPRSSFNAFLEVVKSRSMRWEVSEINAIHSLQLIMRDSFHDMEESASKATVNAHQTDMQGMDELSSVACEMVRMIETATAPIFGVDSSGFINGWNAKVAELTGLQVSDATGKSLVHEIVHENSRGAVESLLCRALQGEEDKNVELKLRKFGPQPQNSGVYIVVNACTSRDYANNIIGVCFVGQDVTSEKLVMDKFLRLQGDYKAIIESLNPLIPPIFASDENACCCEWNAAMEKLTGRTRQEVIGKMLPGDIFGGLCRLKGQDALTKFMILLYRGLSGQDTKKFPFGFFDRQGKFVDVLLAANKRIDTDGKIIGCFCFLQIVEPDLDQTIYGHKQEDQRSLLKLKELAYIRQEMKNPLNGIRFTHQLLEDTATSENQKQVLETSDACEKQIMTIIEEIDVGLLDEGIIKLKMEEFLMGNVVDAIVSQVMISAREKNIQLLHEIPEEIKTVYLYGDQIRLQLILSDFLLSVVRYAPSTNGWVEIKITPGLKFIHEGNELICLQIRMTHPGEGVPEALIDEMLEGGSCWSTQEGLGLNLSRKLLNLMNGHVQYTREQNRCSFVIDLELKIKNERLKGKQADTSRTISLSA from the exons ATGGGATTTGAAGCAGTTTCATCATCATCAGCTGCTAGCAATATGAAACCATTTGGTTCTACTAGTAAAAATAAAGCCACCATAGCTCAATATAATGCAGATGCTGGTCTTTTAGCTGAATTTGAGCACTCAGATGGTTCTGGTAAGTCTTTTAATTACTCAAGATCAGTGCTTTCTGCTCCAAATAGTGTTCCTGAAGAGCAAATTATTGCTTATTTATCTAGAATTCAAAGGGGTGGTTTTATTCAACCATTTGGGTGCATGGTTGCAATTGAAGAGTCCAGTTTTAGAATCATTAGTTATAGTGAGAATTGCTTACAATTGTTGGGTTCGAGTTTGAGTTCAAGTTCTGAACTTGAGTCAAGTTCAGACAAGGGTTTGATTGGAGTTGATGTAAAAACCCTGTTTACTCCTCAATCAGGAGCTTCATTGGCTAAAGCTGCTGGTTCTAGAGAGATTTCGATGTGTAACCCGGTTTGGGTTCATTCTAGGACAACTCAAAGACCATTTTATGCTATTTTACATAGGATTGATGTTGGGATTGTAATTGATTTGGAGCCTGCGGTTTCGGGTGATCGAGTTTTGTCTCTGGCTGGTGCTGTGCAGTCTCAGAAACTCGCTGTTCGCGCGATTTCTAGGCTGCAGTCACTTCCTGGAGGTGATATTGGTGCTTTGTGTGATGCAGTTGTGGAGGATGTTCAGAAGCTTACTGGGTATGATAGGGTTATGGTGTATAAATTTCATGATGATGGTCATGGTGAAGTTGTGTCTGAAATAAGGAGGTCTGATTTAGAGCCTTACTTAGGGCTGCATTATCCTGCCACCGATATCCCCCAAGCGGCGCGGTTCTTGTTCAAGCAGAATCGTGTGAGGATGATTTGCGATTGCCATGCGAGTCCTGTTAGGATCATTCCAAGTGAAGAATTTAAGAATCCTCTTTGTTTGGTCAATTCGACCCTTAGGTCACCCCATGGCTGCCACACTCAGTACATGACTAATATGGGGTCGATTGCTTCATTGGCGATGGCGGTTATCATAAATGATAATGATTCAACGAAGCTTTGGGGGCTGGTTGTGTGCCATCATACTTCCCCGCGGTATGTCCCATTCCCGCTCCGCTATGCATGTGAATTCCTCATGCAGGCTTTTGGGTTACAGCTTTATATGGAGCTTCAGTTGGCCGCTCAGATTGGGGAGAAAAAGATTCTCCGGACGCAGACCTTACTCTGTGATATGCTTCTCCGAGATGTCCCTTTGGGTATTGTTACTCAATCCCCTAGTATTATAGATCTCGTGAGGTGTGACGGAGCAGCATTATATTATGGAGGGAACTGTTGGCTACTCGGCGTTACTCCAACCGAGTCGCAGGTAAAAGACATTGCCGAGTGGTTGCTGAGTAGTCATGGAGATTCTACCGGGTTGAGTACAGATAGTTTAGCAGATGCCGGTTATCCTAATGCTGCATTACTTGGTGATGCTGTTTGTGGCATGGCTACTGCTAGAATCACTTCAAGAGATTTTTTGTTCTGGTTCAGGTCTCATACCGGCAAGGAAGTCAAATGGGGAGGAGCGAAGCATCATCCCGAAGATAAAGACGATGGTCAAAGAATGCATCCGAGATCATCATTTAATGCGTTCCTGGAAGTGGTGAAGAGCCGAAGTATGCGTTGGGAGGTTTCAGAAATTAATGCTATCCACTCTTTACAGCTGATAATGAGAGACTCATTTCATGATATGGAGGAAAGTGCTTCAAAAGCAACAGTTAATGCTCATCAGACTGACATGCAGGGGATGGATGAATTAAGTTCAGTGGCATGTGAAATGGTTAGAATGATTGAGACAGCTACAGCCCCCATATTTGGGGTTGATTCATCAGGTTTCATTAATGGGTGGAATGCTAAAGTTGCAGAGCTGACTGGTTTACAAGTTAGTGACGCTACAGGGAAGTCCCTGGTTCACGAAATTGTTCATGAGAACTCCCGTGGAGCAGTCGAAAGTCTTCTATGCAGGGCTTTGCAAG GCGAGGAAGACAAAAATGTCGAGTTGAAACTGAGGAAATTTGGGCCTCAGCCGCAAAACTCGGGTGTATATATTGTGGTCAACGCTTGCACAAGTAGGGATTATGCAAACAATATTATAGGGGTGTGCTTCGTAGGTCAAGATGTCACATCGGAGAAGCTTGTCATGGATAAATTTCTTCGACTACAAGGGGATTATAAGGCGATCATCGAAAGTCTTAATCCTCTTATTCCGCCGATATTTGCTTCAGATGAGAATGCATGCTGTTGTGAATGGAATGCTGCTATGGAAAAGTTGACGGGTAGAACAAGACAGGAGGTCATCGGTAAAATGCTTCCGGGGGATATTTTCGGAGGTCTCTGTCGGCTAAAAGGTCAAGATGCTCTAACTAAGTTCATGATTCTTTTGTATCGAGGACTTAGTGGTCAAGATACTAAGAAGTTTCCATTCGGGTTTTTCGATAGACAAGGGAAATTTGTTGACGTACTCTTGGCAGCAAACAAAAGGATTGATACAGATGGGAAAATTATTGGCTGTTTCTGCTTCTTGCAGATCGTTGAGCCTGACCTAGACCAGACCATATATGGACATAAGCAAGAGGATCAACGGAGCCTTCTAAAACTTAAAGAGTTAGCCTACATCCGACAAGAAATGAAAAACCCTTTAAATGGTATTCGATTTACCCACCAACTCCTCGAAGATACAGCTACGTCGGAAAATCAGAAGCAGGTCCTCGAAACAAGTGATGCATGTGAAAAACAGATCATGACCATAATAGAGGAGATTGATGTGGGACTGCTAGATGAGGG CATTATCAAGCTCAAGATGGAAGAATTTCTTATGGGAAATGTTGTAGATGCTATTGTTAGTCAAGTCATGATCTCGGCGAGGGAAAAAAACATACAGCTTCTTCATGAGATTCCGGAGGAAATCAAAACAGTGTATTTGTATGGTGATCAAATTAGACTTCAGCTGATCTTGTCAGATTTCTTGCTTAGTGTGGTTCGTTATGCACCTTCTACAAACGGCTGGgtagaaattaaaataacaccCGGTCTAAAGTTTATACACGAAGGAAACGAGTTAATCTGTTTACAGATCAG AATGACGCACCCTGGTGAAGGCGTTCCCGAGGCTCTTATCGACGAGATGCTCGAGGGAGGAAGTTGCTGGAGTACACAAGAAGGCTTGGGACTAAACCTGTCAAGAAAACTTCTAAATCTGATGAATGGTCATGTTCAGTATACCAGAGAGCAAAATAGATGTTCATTTGTTATTGATCTTGAATTAAAAATCAAGAATGAAAGACTAAAGGGGAAGCAGGCAGATACAAGTAGAACAATCTCACTTTCTGCTTGA
- the LOC126680256 gene encoding phytochrome E isoform X1 gives MGFEAVSSSSAASNMKPFGSTSKNKATIAQYNADAGLLAEFEHSDGSGKSFNYSRSVLSAPNSVPEEQIIAYLSRIQRGGFIQPFGCMVAIEESSFRIISYSENCLQLLGSSLSSSSELESSSDKGLIGVDVKTLFTPQSGASLAKAAGSREISMCNPVWVHSRTTQRPFYAILHRIDVGIVIDLEPAVSGDRVLSLAGAVQSQKLAVRAISRLQSLPGGDIGALCDAVVEDVQKLTGYDRVMVYKFHDDGHGEVVSEIRRSDLEPYLGLHYPATDIPQAARFLFKQNRVRMICDCHASPVRIIPSEEFKNPLCLVNSTLRSPHGCHTQYMTNMGSIASLAMAVIINDNDSTKLWGLVVCHHTSPRYVPFPLRYACEFLMQAFGLQLYMELQLAAQIGEKKILRTQTLLCDMLLRDVPLGIVTQSPSIIDLVRCDGAALYYGGNCWLLGVTPTESQVKDIAEWLLSSHGDSTGLSTDSLADAGYPNAALLGDAVCGMATARITSRDFLFWFRSHTGKEVKWGGAKHHPEDKDDGQRMHPRSSFNAFLEVVKSRSMRWEVSEINAIHSLQLIMRDSFHDMEESASKATVNAHQTDMQGMDELSSVACEMVRMIETATAPIFGVDSSGFINGWNAKVAELTGLQVSDATGKSLVHEIVHENSRGAVESLLCRALQGEEDKNVELKLRKFGPQPQNSGVYIVVNACTSRDYANNIIGVCFVGQDVTSEKLVMDKFLRLQGDYKAIIESLNPLIPPIFASDENACCCEWNAAMEKLTGRTRQEVIGKMLPGDIFGGLCRLKGQDALTKFMILLYRGLSGQDTKKFPFGFFDRQGKFVDVLLAANKRIDTDGKIIGCFCFLQIVEPDLDQTIYGHKQEDQRSLLKLKELAYIRQEMKNPLNGIRFTHQLLEDTATSENQKQVLETSDACEKQIMTIIEEIDVGLLDEGSIIKLKMEEFLMGNVVDAIVSQVMISAREKNIQLLHEIPEEIKTVYLYGDQIRLQLILSDFLLSVVRYAPSTNGWVEIKITPGLKFIHEGNELICLQIRMTHPGEGVPEALIDEMLEGGSCWSTQEGLGLNLSRKLLNLMNGHVQYTREQNRCSFVIDLELKIKNERLKGKQADTSRTISLSA, from the exons ATGGGATTTGAAGCAGTTTCATCATCATCAGCTGCTAGCAATATGAAACCATTTGGTTCTACTAGTAAAAATAAAGCCACCATAGCTCAATATAATGCAGATGCTGGTCTTTTAGCTGAATTTGAGCACTCAGATGGTTCTGGTAAGTCTTTTAATTACTCAAGATCAGTGCTTTCTGCTCCAAATAGTGTTCCTGAAGAGCAAATTATTGCTTATTTATCTAGAATTCAAAGGGGTGGTTTTATTCAACCATTTGGGTGCATGGTTGCAATTGAAGAGTCCAGTTTTAGAATCATTAGTTATAGTGAGAATTGCTTACAATTGTTGGGTTCGAGTTTGAGTTCAAGTTCTGAACTTGAGTCAAGTTCAGACAAGGGTTTGATTGGAGTTGATGTAAAAACCCTGTTTACTCCTCAATCAGGAGCTTCATTGGCTAAAGCTGCTGGTTCTAGAGAGATTTCGATGTGTAACCCGGTTTGGGTTCATTCTAGGACAACTCAAAGACCATTTTATGCTATTTTACATAGGATTGATGTTGGGATTGTAATTGATTTGGAGCCTGCGGTTTCGGGTGATCGAGTTTTGTCTCTGGCTGGTGCTGTGCAGTCTCAGAAACTCGCTGTTCGCGCGATTTCTAGGCTGCAGTCACTTCCTGGAGGTGATATTGGTGCTTTGTGTGATGCAGTTGTGGAGGATGTTCAGAAGCTTACTGGGTATGATAGGGTTATGGTGTATAAATTTCATGATGATGGTCATGGTGAAGTTGTGTCTGAAATAAGGAGGTCTGATTTAGAGCCTTACTTAGGGCTGCATTATCCTGCCACCGATATCCCCCAAGCGGCGCGGTTCTTGTTCAAGCAGAATCGTGTGAGGATGATTTGCGATTGCCATGCGAGTCCTGTTAGGATCATTCCAAGTGAAGAATTTAAGAATCCTCTTTGTTTGGTCAATTCGACCCTTAGGTCACCCCATGGCTGCCACACTCAGTACATGACTAATATGGGGTCGATTGCTTCATTGGCGATGGCGGTTATCATAAATGATAATGATTCAACGAAGCTTTGGGGGCTGGTTGTGTGCCATCATACTTCCCCGCGGTATGTCCCATTCCCGCTCCGCTATGCATGTGAATTCCTCATGCAGGCTTTTGGGTTACAGCTTTATATGGAGCTTCAGTTGGCCGCTCAGATTGGGGAGAAAAAGATTCTCCGGACGCAGACCTTACTCTGTGATATGCTTCTCCGAGATGTCCCTTTGGGTATTGTTACTCAATCCCCTAGTATTATAGATCTCGTGAGGTGTGACGGAGCAGCATTATATTATGGAGGGAACTGTTGGCTACTCGGCGTTACTCCAACCGAGTCGCAGGTAAAAGACATTGCCGAGTGGTTGCTGAGTAGTCATGGAGATTCTACCGGGTTGAGTACAGATAGTTTAGCAGATGCCGGTTATCCTAATGCTGCATTACTTGGTGATGCTGTTTGTGGCATGGCTACTGCTAGAATCACTTCAAGAGATTTTTTGTTCTGGTTCAGGTCTCATACCGGCAAGGAAGTCAAATGGGGAGGAGCGAAGCATCATCCCGAAGATAAAGACGATGGTCAAAGAATGCATCCGAGATCATCATTTAATGCGTTCCTGGAAGTGGTGAAGAGCCGAAGTATGCGTTGGGAGGTTTCAGAAATTAATGCTATCCACTCTTTACAGCTGATAATGAGAGACTCATTTCATGATATGGAGGAAAGTGCTTCAAAAGCAACAGTTAATGCTCATCAGACTGACATGCAGGGGATGGATGAATTAAGTTCAGTGGCATGTGAAATGGTTAGAATGATTGAGACAGCTACAGCCCCCATATTTGGGGTTGATTCATCAGGTTTCATTAATGGGTGGAATGCTAAAGTTGCAGAGCTGACTGGTTTACAAGTTAGTGACGCTACAGGGAAGTCCCTGGTTCACGAAATTGTTCATGAGAACTCCCGTGGAGCAGTCGAAAGTCTTCTATGCAGGGCTTTGCAAG GCGAGGAAGACAAAAATGTCGAGTTGAAACTGAGGAAATTTGGGCCTCAGCCGCAAAACTCGGGTGTATATATTGTGGTCAACGCTTGCACAAGTAGGGATTATGCAAACAATATTATAGGGGTGTGCTTCGTAGGTCAAGATGTCACATCGGAGAAGCTTGTCATGGATAAATTTCTTCGACTACAAGGGGATTATAAGGCGATCATCGAAAGTCTTAATCCTCTTATTCCGCCGATATTTGCTTCAGATGAGAATGCATGCTGTTGTGAATGGAATGCTGCTATGGAAAAGTTGACGGGTAGAACAAGACAGGAGGTCATCGGTAAAATGCTTCCGGGGGATATTTTCGGAGGTCTCTGTCGGCTAAAAGGTCAAGATGCTCTAACTAAGTTCATGATTCTTTTGTATCGAGGACTTAGTGGTCAAGATACTAAGAAGTTTCCATTCGGGTTTTTCGATAGACAAGGGAAATTTGTTGACGTACTCTTGGCAGCAAACAAAAGGATTGATACAGATGGGAAAATTATTGGCTGTTTCTGCTTCTTGCAGATCGTTGAGCCTGACCTAGACCAGACCATATATGGACATAAGCAAGAGGATCAACGGAGCCTTCTAAAACTTAAAGAGTTAGCCTACATCCGACAAGAAATGAAAAACCCTTTAAATGGTATTCGATTTACCCACCAACTCCTCGAAGATACAGCTACGTCGGAAAATCAGAAGCAGGTCCTCGAAACAAGTGATGCATGTGAAAAACAGATCATGACCATAATAGAGGAGATTGATGTGGGACTGCTAGATGAGGG CAGCATTATCAAGCTCAAGATGGAAGAATTTCTTATGGGAAATGTTGTAGATGCTATTGTTAGTCAAGTCATGATCTCGGCGAGGGAAAAAAACATACAGCTTCTTCATGAGATTCCGGAGGAAATCAAAACAGTGTATTTGTATGGTGATCAAATTAGACTTCAGCTGATCTTGTCAGATTTCTTGCTTAGTGTGGTTCGTTATGCACCTTCTACAAACGGCTGGgtagaaattaaaataacaccCGGTCTAAAGTTTATACACGAAGGAAACGAGTTAATCTGTTTACAGATCAG AATGACGCACCCTGGTGAAGGCGTTCCCGAGGCTCTTATCGACGAGATGCTCGAGGGAGGAAGTTGCTGGAGTACACAAGAAGGCTTGGGACTAAACCTGTCAAGAAAACTTCTAAATCTGATGAATGGTCATGTTCAGTATACCAGAGAGCAAAATAGATGTTCATTTGTTATTGATCTTGAATTAAAAATCAAGAATGAAAGACTAAAGGGGAAGCAGGCAGATACAAGTAGAACAATCTCACTTTCTGCTTGA